In one Geotoga petraea genomic region, the following are encoded:
- the rbfA gene encoding 30S ribosome-binding factor RbfA yields MSEFRKKMIESEIMKLFNKSYYTLRDPELKGHMVNTNYVKLAKDKSYVDVYVSALDGDMEKIVKKLNKAQGFFRKIIAENIRMFKVPEVRFHIDQGLQASVKVHKLLDSIEYSDENKDEQDDKSDE; encoded by the coding sequence ATGTCTGAATTTAGAAAAAAAATGATAGAATCTGAAATAATGAAACTGTTTAATAAATCCTATTATACTTTGAGAGATCCTGAATTAAAAGGGCATATGGTAAACACAAATTATGTTAAGTTAGCTAAAGATAAATCTTATGTAGATGTTTATGTTTCTGCTTTAGATGGAGATATGGAAAAAATAGTTAAAAAATTGAACAAAGCCCAAGGATTTTTCAGAAAAATAATAGCGGAAAATATTAGAATGTTTAAGGTTCCAGAAGTTAGATTCCATATAGATCAAGGGCTTCAAGCCAGTGTTAAAGTCCACAAACTTTTGGATTCAATAGAATATAGTGATGAAAACAAAGACGAACAGGATGATAAATCAGATGAATAA
- a CDS encoding HDOD domain-containing protein, with protein sequence MSKVSISVISKKIEELPTPDFIVQRIINIASDPNSSVKDLNAAVLESPSLSAKILKLSNSAYYALPRKITKLSQAINILGFKTVRNLAMSIFTVKNFFRKEYDFFNTKKFWIHLMSTAIGAELLAKTINYPEREEAFLGGLLHDLGKISMSNIMPEIFEMTIKIANHKKISFKEAEDILDSYSHEAIGKLLFKQWGLSDQIINSAGFHDSIDNLSDENTKMIVQIIHISNITTNTLYYGYSGNFGIEIPNINAWNNLGLTPKKYFNYVEALKNKIENSEEFMNIDGIIEDMEVDENV encoded by the coding sequence ATGAGTAAAGTTTCAATTTCTGTTATATCAAAAAAAATTGAAGAATTACCTACGCCAGATTTTATAGTACAAAGAATTATAAATATAGCCTCTGACCCTAATTCTAGCGTCAAGGATTTAAATGCTGCTGTTTTAGAATCTCCTTCACTTAGCGCAAAAATATTGAAATTATCTAATTCCGCTTATTATGCATTACCAAGAAAAATAACAAAATTATCTCAGGCTATAAATATATTAGGTTTTAAAACTGTTAGAAATTTGGCAATGAGTATTTTCACGGTAAAAAATTTTTTTAGAAAGGAATACGATTTTTTCAATACCAAAAAGTTTTGGATTCATTTAATGTCAACAGCTATCGGTGCCGAGCTTCTTGCAAAAACAATTAATTATCCAGAAAGAGAAGAAGCCTTTTTAGGGGGATTATTGCACGATTTAGGGAAAATATCCATGTCAAATATTATGCCAGAAATTTTTGAAATGACTATAAAAATTGCAAATCATAAAAAAATTAGTTTTAAAGAAGCAGAAGATATTTTAGATTCATACTCTCATGAAGCTATAGGGAAATTGCTATTCAAACAATGGGGATTGTCAGATCAAATAATTAATTCAGCAGGATTTCATGATTCAATAGATAACCTATCTGATGAAAATACAAAGATGATAGTACAAATAATTCATATATCAAACATTACAACAAATACGCTTTATTATGGGTATTCTGGTAATTTTGGAATTGAAATCCCAAATATTAATGCATGGAATAACTTAGGATTAACACCAAAAAAATATTTTAATTATGTGGAAGCACTGAAAAATAAGATAGAAAACTCTGAAGAGTTTATGAATATTGATGGAATTATAGAAGATATGGAGGTAGATGAAAATGTCTGA
- a CDS encoding sensor histidine kinase has protein sequence MVEKLKDTSFYTNLSNIIMEISKVNDLDSAYKTLSKITGTMIETDKDFFFKVEENKVKEIFNTSYNPDIEDMVIWVNNNLDVSVFPEEELSYIFIPIVSLNTTHFIYTAITKEEDFSNEAMMLFRFLSFMFGNLFENLTLYDKILNKNLIIEKNKNFLNSILNSTNDSMVVFSENKEINFKNEKYDHLGTDIQEKLNDIIISTLDNERNQSEEIEVNDKFYSIDSNFLEFENEKNVLIVIRDISGTKELEKLKKLDKMKMEFLSMMSHELRTPLSAIKAYSDTIIDSYELLDDETLMEFFNTIQSETNHLNRLLNDLLDFSKLELKTLNLEKTNFDINELINEICNTLEDFAKKNEVNIIFDNEKSLEVFLDRTRMRQVIFNLIQNAIKYSDKRKEEKFVKIQTRTVNQELIIEIEDNSIGIKEEDKEKVFDKFYRSDTSLTYEIQGTGVGLSIVKDMVELHGGTIQLETQLGEGSKFIITVPRGVENE, from the coding sequence ATGGTTGAAAAATTAAAGGATACATCGTTCTATACGAATTTGTCAAATATAATTATGGAAATTTCAAAAGTAAATGATCTTGATTCTGCTTATAAAACTTTATCGAAAATTACAGGCACTATGATAGAAACTGATAAAGATTTTTTCTTTAAAGTAGAAGAAAATAAAGTCAAAGAAATCTTCAATACATCTTACAATCCTGATATTGAAGATATGGTTATTTGGGTAAACAATAACTTGGATGTATCAGTTTTCCCTGAAGAAGAATTATCTTACATTTTTATTCCAATAGTTAGCTTAAATACAACCCACTTTATTTACACTGCTATTACAAAAGAAGAAGATTTTTCAAATGAAGCTATGATGCTTTTTAGATTTTTATCTTTTATGTTTGGAAACTTATTTGAAAACTTAACTTTATACGACAAAATATTGAACAAAAACTTAATAATCGAAAAAAATAAAAACTTTTTGAATAGCATTCTCAATTCTACAAATGATTCTATGGTTGTTTTTTCTGAGAACAAAGAAATCAACTTCAAAAATGAAAAATACGATCATTTAGGTACTGATATTCAAGAAAAGTTAAATGATATTATAATATCTACTTTAGATAATGAACGCAATCAATCAGAAGAAATTGAAGTAAACGATAAATTTTATTCAATTGATTCTAATTTTTTGGAATTCGAAAATGAAAAAAATGTTTTAATTGTTATAAGAGATATTAGTGGAACTAAAGAGTTAGAAAAATTAAAAAAATTAGACAAAATGAAAATGGAATTCTTATCTATGATGTCTCACGAACTAAGAACTCCTCTTTCTGCTATTAAAGCTTATTCTGATACAATAATAGATTCATATGAGTTGTTGGATGATGAAACGCTTATGGAATTTTTTAACACAATTCAAAGCGAAACAAATCATCTAAATAGACTTCTAAACGATCTCCTTGATTTTTCGAAGTTAGAATTAAAAACTCTTAACTTAGAAAAAACTAATTTTGATATAAATGAATTAATTAATGAAATATGCAATACTTTAGAAGACTTCGCTAAGAAAAATGAAGTGAATATAATCTTTGATAATGAAAAATCTTTGGAAGTTTTTTTAGACAGAACAAGAATGAGACAGGTTATATTCAATTTAATACAAAATGCAATAAAATATTCTGATAAGAGAAAAGAGGAAAAATTCGTAAAAATTCAAACAAGAACTGTAAACCAAGAACTGATTATAGAGATAGAAGATAACAGTATAGGTATAAAAGAAGAAGACAAAGAGAAAGTGTTCGATAAATTTTATCGTTCTGACACTTCTTTAACCTATGAAATTCAAGGAACTGGTGTAGGCCTATCCATTGTCAAAGATATGGTAGAACTCCATGGAGGAACAATTCAACTGGAAACCCAATTGGGAGAAGGTTCTAAGTTTATAATAACTGTTCCAAGAGGTGTTGAAAATGAGTAA
- the mgtE gene encoding magnesium transporter, with amino-acid sequence MKVDMKIDIKKLIDNNQLKILKDLLKDQEPAYIVEMIEEIEAEDKVIIFRLLNKDTAALVFSELERDDQLRLISLFKEEKIKEIINDLDPDDRTDLFEELPANVVKKLLEYLSPEEREKAQILLNYPEDSAGRIMTPDLFDLKENLNCSQALKKIKSKGKQAETIYTLFVIDENRKLTGVVDLDEIIFSEEDQKIKEIMNKEPLYVSVYDTEEEAAIIMRDYDLLALPVVDSEKRLVGIITVDDIIDIIEETATEDIQKMAAVNATDTSYLHTSIWSLVKSRVVWLILLLLLESVAVFIIDGFSAILQKVTILAAFIPTINAMGGNTGSQMSAVIIRSMALGELDKDDFKKVLRKEIVVGTILGLILSVVMGVRAFVNTQDISIILALSSSMIIVVLVSNFLGSILPFFAKRFKLDPALISGPLISTIMDVISMAVYFSVSLYFLKDML; translated from the coding sequence ATGAAAGTTGATATGAAAATCGACATAAAAAAACTCATCGATAACAACCAGCTAAAAATATTAAAAGATCTTTTAAAAGATCAAGAACCTGCCTATATAGTTGAGATGATAGAAGAGATTGAAGCTGAAGACAAAGTAATTATTTTCAGATTATTGAATAAGGATACAGCGGCTTTAGTTTTTTCAGAATTGGAAAGAGACGATCAGCTGAGATTAATATCTTTATTCAAGGAAGAAAAAATCAAGGAAATTATAAATGATCTTGATCCTGACGATAGAACGGATTTATTTGAAGAATTGCCGGCTAATGTAGTCAAAAAATTGCTTGAATATCTCTCTCCAGAAGAAAGGGAAAAAGCACAAATATTACTTAATTATCCAGAAGATTCAGCTGGAAGGATAATGACACCTGACCTTTTCGACTTAAAAGAGAACCTCAACTGCTCTCAGGCATTGAAAAAGATTAAGTCGAAAGGGAAACAAGCTGAAACAATATATACACTTTTTGTGATAGATGAAAACAGAAAACTTACAGGTGTCGTCGATTTGGATGAGATTATTTTTTCTGAAGAAGATCAAAAGATAAAGGAAATTATGAATAAAGAACCTTTGTATGTAAGTGTTTATGATACCGAAGAAGAAGCTGCAATAATAATGAGAGATTATGATTTATTGGCTTTGCCAGTGGTTGATTCAGAAAAAAGATTGGTGGGAATAATAACTGTTGATGATATTATTGATATTATTGAAGAAACTGCAACTGAAGATATTCAAAAAATGGCAGCAGTAAATGCTACTGATACATCTTATTTGCATACTTCAATATGGAGTTTAGTAAAAAGTAGGGTTGTTTGGTTGATCCTCTTATTATTACTTGAAAGTGTAGCTGTATTTATTATCGATGGGTTTTCTGCAATTCTTCAGAAGGTTACAATTCTTGCGGCTTTTATACCTACAATAAATGCAATGGGGGGAAATACTGGAAGCCAGATGTCTGCAGTTATCATTAGATCAATGGCATTAGGAGAATTGGACAAAGATGATTTTAAAAAAGTTTTGAGAAAAGAGATAGTTGTTGGGACAATACTTGGATTAATTTTATCTGTTGTTATGGGAGTAAGAGCGTTTGTAAATACTCAAGATATATCAATAATATTAGCCCTTTCTTCTTCTATGATAATCGTAGTTCTCGTCTCAAACTTTTTAGGATCTATTCTACCTTTTTTTGCAAAAAGATTCAAATTAGATCCTGCGTTAATATCTGGCCCTCTTATATCAACTATTATGGATGTAATTAGTATGGCGGTATATTTTTCTGTTTCTCTTTATTTTCTAAAAGATATGCTCTAA
- a CDS encoding (2Fe-2S) ferredoxin domain-containing protein — translation MVEIYICMGSACYLKGSKDIVDILSRLVKKYDLKEKVKLKGSFCLGPCNQGVVVKVGDKFFKKMNVENTISIFKEKIYPYILEIIEKSDENE, via the coding sequence ATGGTTGAAATTTATATTTGTATGGGTAGTGCATGTTATTTAAAAGGCTCAAAAGATATTGTAGATATTTTAAGTCGTTTGGTAAAAAAATATGATTTGAAAGAAAAGGTAAAATTAAAAGGATCTTTCTGTTTAGGTCCCTGCAATCAAGGTGTAGTTGTTAAGGTTGGAGATAAATTTTTCAAAAAAATGAATGTAGAAAATACAATTTCAATTTTCAAGGAAAAAATTTATCCATATATACTAGAGATAATAGAAAAGAGTGATGAAAATGAGTAA
- a CDS encoding PAS domain S-box protein → MSNLSKNVWELIMDYDPNGIMAVDEDFTIKLVNPSFAKMFYLQGKDIIGRSVFEFFNDFEDYRLIMEEDEKILKKIHTYENYGLTVSEVTFRIKSEKLIVKIFHDITDQVEKEKELKYLKIHIIEEVQKIVDKQMKTGQEIASILGETTAETKATLVKLLDILKKEK, encoded by the coding sequence ATGAGTAATTTATCTAAAAACGTATGGGAATTAATTATGGATTATGATCCAAATGGAATAATGGCAGTAGATGAAGATTTTACTATTAAACTGGTTAATCCTTCATTTGCAAAAATGTTTTATTTACAGGGAAAAGATATCATCGGAAGATCAGTTTTTGAATTTTTCAATGATTTTGAAGATTACAGACTTATTATGGAAGAAGATGAAAAAATATTAAAGAAGATTCATACTTATGAAAATTATGGTTTAACTGTTTCTGAAGTGACTTTTAGAATTAAGTCTGAAAAACTTATAGTGAAAATATTTCATGACATTACTGATCAAGTAGAGAAAGAAAAAGAGTTAAAATATTTAAAGATACATATAATTGAAGAAGTGCAGAAAATAGTTGATAAACAGATGAAAACAGGTCAAGAAATAGCTTCCATATTGGGAGAAACCACCGCTGAAACCAAAGCAACATTAGTTAAATTATTAGACATACTAAAAAAAGAAAAATAA
- a CDS encoding SpoIIE family protein phosphatase gives MISSVIYKKSINKFGEEVCGDNFQLSKTDNSKIAVLSDGLGSGIKASILSILTTEIISTMFKKGVEVEEIYQTIAKTLPVCKIRGIAYSTFSIVQVFKDGKIKIVNYDNPTPIIIRGGELYWPKYIKKVINGKDVYISNFYLEPDDFIFVFSDGIVHAGLGNMMDFGWGVENIASYIKRLYRRTRDIKYMVDNLVELTKSYYGSQPGDDSSVVGFKITEKPTAMIFTGPPLDPKQDKYFVEEFMKSEGKKIVCGGTTSNIVARIIGEEIEINFNLDSKSDIPPYGTMKGVDLVTEGVLTLKGLNNLLSQCKNNMFEIDIEEKNIDAAEKMFITIRDCDEITLQVGRKVNVFYHNPALPFDMSIRSNLIRDIKSNLLRLGKEVNVEYC, from the coding sequence ATGATTTCTTCAGTTATATATAAAAAAAGCATAAATAAATTTGGTGAAGAAGTTTGTGGAGATAATTTTCAATTAAGTAAAACAGATAATTCAAAAATAGCAGTTCTTTCTGATGGGTTGGGTAGTGGAATAAAAGCAAGTATTTTATCAATATTAACTACTGAAATAATATCAACAATGTTTAAGAAAGGTGTCGAGGTAGAAGAGATATATCAAACTATTGCAAAGACTCTACCTGTTTGTAAAATTAGAGGTATTGCTTATTCAACTTTTTCAATTGTTCAAGTTTTTAAAGATGGAAAAATAAAAATAGTGAATTATGATAATCCCACTCCTATAATAATTCGAGGTGGTGAATTGTACTGGCCTAAATACATAAAAAAAGTGATAAATGGAAAAGATGTTTATATAAGCAATTTTTATCTTGAACCGGATGATTTTATTTTTGTATTTTCAGATGGAATAGTTCATGCTGGTTTGGGGAATATGATGGATTTTGGATGGGGTGTAGAAAATATAGCATCATATATAAAAAGATTGTATAGAAGAACTAGAGATATAAAATATATGGTTGATAATTTAGTCGAACTAACAAAAAGTTATTATGGTTCACAACCTGGAGATGATTCAAGCGTTGTTGGATTTAAAATAACAGAGAAACCTACAGCAATGATATTCACAGGTCCACCTTTAGATCCAAAACAGGATAAATATTTTGTCGAAGAATTCATGAAATCAGAAGGTAAAAAAATAGTTTGTGGAGGGACTACAAGTAATATAGTTGCCAGAATAATTGGAGAAGAGATTGAAATTAATTTTAATTTGGATTCAAAAAGTGATATTCCCCCATATGGAACTATGAAAGGTGTTGATCTTGTTACTGAAGGAGTCTTAACCCTTAAAGGTTTAAACAATCTTCTTAGCCAGTGTAAAAACAACATGTTTGAAATTGATATTGAAGAGAAAAATATTGACGCAGCTGAAAAAATGTTTATAACAATAAGAGACTGTGATGAGATTACTTTACAGGTGGGTAGAAAAGTAAATGTGTTTTACCATAATCCAGCTTTACCTTTTGATATGTCTATTAGGTCAAATTTAATAAGAGATATAAAAAGTAATCTATTAAGGTTGGGAAAAGAAGTAAATGTTGAATATTGTTGA
- a CDS encoding NAD(P)H-dependent oxidoreductase subunit E yields the protein MKIEICVGTTCHLMGSSTLIESLEELNEKYCEKIDIKYRTCFELCHGQMKPPIVKIDNKFYEDINPERIKTIVKNKLGNG from the coding sequence ATGAAAATAGAGATATGTGTTGGCACAACATGCCATTTGATGGGCTCTTCTACCCTCATTGAATCATTGGAAGAATTAAATGAAAAATACTGTGAAAAAATTGATATAAAATATAGAACATGTTTTGAACTATGTCATGGCCAAATGAAACCGCCAATTGTTAAAATAGATAATAAATTTTATGAAGATATAAATCCAGAAAGAATTAAAACTATTGTGAAAAACAAATTGGGGAATGGTTGA
- a CDS encoding monomeric [FeFe] hydrogenase, which yields MKLKRQTLMEMTKLFEEDKLKESLFLLPKKLLPGPEGTYRDSVYHEREVLKQRIKLFLGLDYEKSRNLELFQISEHIDEILSGKSELIDKSKKLHIIKEGCDSCPSGRYYVTDLCRNCVAHSCMNSCPKDAIQFEEGRAKIDSDKCISCGLCQQSCNYYAIMKLERPCEVSCKIDAIEKDEIGAATINYEKCVTCGSCYISCPFGAVETTSSLIKVLYNLKKNSMKKVALLAPSIVSQFGPKVSIGKIKSALKKIGFEEVYEVAIGADMVAKEEADYIQNSDDLVTTSCCPAFVEYVRKYQSEYEKNISPSLSPMSHLANYLRKTEEQELDITFIGPCIAKEKENFLFKQVDNILTFEEIGILFITKNIEPSNCEEEDLEGSYDGWNFASSGGVSNAVKNYINADIKDIKLNGLNQAKKIFDEVKENNYKLLEGMACEGGCICGPGIMTNPRIAKRKLNNLKEKIK from the coding sequence ATGAAATTAAAAAGACAAACTCTGATGGAGATGACTAAACTTTTTGAAGAAGATAAATTGAAAGAAAGTTTGTTTTTGTTACCAAAAAAATTATTACCAGGGCCAGAAGGAACTTATAGAGATTCTGTTTACCATGAAAGAGAGGTATTGAAACAAAGAATCAAGTTGTTTTTAGGTTTAGACTATGAAAAATCACGTAATTTAGAACTTTTTCAAATTTCAGAGCATATAGATGAAATACTTTCTGGTAAATCAGAACTTATTGATAAGTCTAAAAAATTACATATTATTAAAGAAGGCTGTGACTCATGTCCTTCTGGTAGATATTATGTAACTGATTTATGCCGAAACTGTGTAGCTCATTCTTGTATGAATAGTTGTCCTAAAGATGCAATTCAATTTGAAGAAGGTAGGGCTAAAATAGATTCGGATAAATGTATTAGTTGTGGATTATGCCAGCAATCTTGTAATTATTATGCAATAATGAAATTAGAAAGACCATGTGAAGTGTCTTGTAAAATAGATGCTATAGAAAAAGATGAAATAGGCGCTGCGACTATAAACTATGAGAAATGTGTCACTTGTGGTTCTTGTTATATTTCCTGTCCTTTTGGCGCAGTGGAAACCACATCTTCTTTAATTAAGGTATTGTACAATTTGAAAAAAAATAGTATGAAAAAAGTGGCTCTGTTGGCACCATCTATAGTTTCTCAATTTGGACCTAAAGTTAGTATAGGAAAAATAAAATCAGCTTTAAAAAAGATAGGTTTTGAAGAGGTTTATGAAGTTGCTATAGGTGCTGATATGGTTGCAAAAGAAGAAGCCGATTACATTCAAAATTCTGATGATTTAGTAACTACATCATGTTGTCCTGCTTTTGTTGAATATGTTAGAAAATATCAATCTGAATATGAGAAAAACATATCTCCTTCTTTATCTCCAATGTCACATTTAGCAAATTATTTAAGAAAAACAGAAGAACAAGAGCTAGATATAACTTTTATAGGACCTTGTATAGCAAAAGAAAAAGAAAACTTTTTGTTCAAGCAAGTAGATAATATTTTGACTTTTGAAGAAATTGGTATATTGTTCATAACCAAAAATATAGAGCCTTCTAACTGTGAAGAAGAGGATTTAGAAGGGAGTTATGACGGTTGGAATTTCGCTTCCAGTGGTGGAGTATCAAATGCAGTAAAAAATTATATAAATGCCGATATAAAAGATATAAAGCTAAATGGATTAAATCAAGCGAAGAAAATATTTGATGAAGTTAAAGAAAATAATTATAAACTGTTGGAAGGGATGGCCTGTGAAGGCGGTTGTATCTGTGGACCAGGAATTATGACTAATCCTAGAATAGCTAAAAGGAAACTTAATAATCTAAAAGAAAAAATAAAATGA
- the fliE gene encoding flagellar hook-basal body complex protein FliE, producing MIDKINGIQNISGINKVNPAQKANESSNVDFSNMLKDAINDVNNLQKTADKAAVDYSTGKINDVHQVIIAAEKASLSLQLTSQVTNKIIESYKEIMRMQI from the coding sequence TTGATAGATAAAATCAACGGAATTCAGAACATTTCTGGAATTAATAAAGTAAACCCTGCACAAAAAGCTAATGAATCATCAAATGTTGATTTTTCCAACATGTTGAAAGATGCAATTAATGATGTTAATAACCTTCAAAAAACTGCAGATAAAGCCGCTGTAGATTACTCAACTGGTAAAATAAATGATGTACATCAAGTTATTATTGCTGCAGAAAAAGCTTCTTTGTCTTTACAGTTAACATCACAGGTAACAAACAAAATTATTGAATCTTATAAAGAAATAATGAGAATGCAGATTTAA
- the flgC gene encoding flagellar basal body rod protein FlgC — translation MDGIFKSINISASGMSAERFRLNVISQNLANSDTTRTENGEPYRRKIVTFEEVLNGEKGKRKNDFGGVKVSSIEEDTTPFKLVYNPDHPDSNEEGYVRMPNVNVLKEMVDMMTAQRAYDLNAAVINSAKSMYNSALNIGK, via the coding sequence ATGGATGGAATATTTAAGAGTATTAATATATCTGCTTCGGGGATGTCAGCTGAAAGATTCAGATTAAATGTTATTTCTCAAAATTTAGCAAATTCAGATACTACCAGAACCGAAAATGGTGAACCTTATAGAAGAAAAATCGTTACCTTTGAAGAAGTTTTGAACGGAGAAAAAGGAAAAAGAAAAAATGATTTTGGCGGAGTAAAAGTAAGTTCAATTGAAGAAGATACTACACCATTTAAATTAGTTTACAATCCTGATCATCCTGATTCAAATGAAGAAGGATATGTGAGAATGCCAAACGTAAATGTATTGAAAGAGATGGTTGATATGATGACTGCTCAAAGAGCTTATGATCTTAATGCTGCAGTTATTAATTCTGCAAAATCTATGTATAACTCTGCTTTAAATATTGGTAAATAA
- the flgB gene encoding flagellar basal body rod protein FlgB, whose protein sequence is MFDINFDVLPKALDASLKKQQTIAQNIANYNTPNYKRKTISFEEELSKAVDNKDQLKLKTNKEQHLNNTLSLEKVQAKEVTQDETSIRNDGNNVDIDAEVADMVQNTLKYNGLTRMMTYAINRYNTAIRSIK, encoded by the coding sequence ATGTTTGATATAAATTTCGATGTATTACCTAAAGCTTTAGACGCTTCTTTAAAAAAACAACAAACCATAGCTCAAAATATAGCAAATTATAATACCCCAAATTATAAAAGAAAAACAATATCTTTTGAAGAAGAACTCTCTAAAGCTGTAGATAATAAAGACCAACTTAAGTTAAAAACAAACAAAGAACAACATTTAAATAATACCTTAAGTTTAGAAAAAGTTCAAGCTAAAGAAGTAACCCAAGACGAAACTTCAATTAGAAATGATGGTAATAACGTAGATATAGACGCTGAGGTAGCTGATATGGTTCAAAATACTTTAAAATATAATGGCTTAACAAGAATGATGACCTATGCAATTAATAGGTATAATACAGCCATAAGGAGCATCAAATAA
- a CDS encoding polysaccharide pyruvyl transferase family protein: MKKIFLIGYYGYKNYGDDLLFKALIKILEDIGFEGKIVIPADELPEYQVNNNFFIEKISKYDILNINNNIKKSDVVIYGGGNLFQTETSLKSFYYYYYIAKQAIKNNKKVLFLSQGFGPLKHKVVKPKLKKILKYDRLTGVYRDITSHKYSKKFNENSYLGVDIGPYYFKDSNIIKKNKISLCLKNEYYDIENLINFLSIFEDYEVSTLVINSNQDAIMNYYLVEEIRAKTKLNAVFPFKDFDKIIEEIKTSKIVISDRLHSSITAAYFNSIFFTYNNSKNKRVLKTIDKSYNFFYKNLMDLPFLYSDKETKNYDFKGYGEVYKEKLAQTVDITKEVIQNALK, encoded by the coding sequence ATGAAAAAAATATTTTTAATTGGTTATTATGGTTACAAAAATTATGGTGATGATTTATTATTTAAAGCTCTAATAAAAATTTTAGAAGATATAGGATTTGAAGGTAAAATAGTTATTCCTGCTGATGAGTTACCCGAATACCAAGTGAATAACAATTTTTTTATTGAAAAAATCAGTAAATATGATATATTAAACATTAATAACAATATAAAAAAATCAGACGTAGTCATTTATGGCGGAGGAAATTTGTTCCAAACAGAGACTTCGTTAAAAAGTTTCTACTACTATTATTATATCGCAAAACAAGCCATAAAAAACAACAAAAAAGTTCTTTTTTTATCACAAGGTTTTGGCCCATTAAAACACAAAGTAGTCAAGCCAAAATTGAAAAAAATACTGAAATATGATAGGTTAACAGGTGTTTATAGAGACATTACTTCGCATAAATATTCAAAAAAATTCAATGAAAATTCTTATCTTGGTGTTGATATAGGTCCTTATTATTTTAAAGATTCCAATATAATAAAGAAAAATAAAATATCATTATGTTTAAAAAATGAATATTATGATATAGAAAATCTAATTAACTTTTTGTCAATTTTTGAGGATTATGAAGTATCCACATTGGTTATTAATTCTAATCAAGATGCCATAATGAATTACTATTTAGTAGAGGAGATTAGGGCAAAAACAAAATTAAATGCTGTGTTCCCTTTTAAAGACTTTGACAAAATAATAGAAGAAATCAAGACTTCTAAAATAGTAATTTCCGATAGATTGCACTCTTCCATAACAGCCGCTTATTTCAACAGCATATTTTTTACATATAATAATTCAAAAAATAAAAGGGTTTTAAAAACTATAGATAAAAGTTATAATTTTTTCTATAAGAACCTTATGGATTTACCTTTTTTATACTCGGATAAAGAAACAAAAAATTACGACTTCAAAGGATATGGGGAAGTTTACAAAGAAAAATTAGCGCAAACTGTTGATATTACAAAAGAAGTTATTCAAAACGCCTTAAAGTAA